The sequence below is a genomic window from Lolium perenne isolate Kyuss_39 chromosome 7, Kyuss_2.0, whole genome shotgun sequence.
CGCTCGTCCACTGCTTCTCCAACAAACCAGCATAGCAACATGAGCGGCCAGATGCTCCTCTTGGCCAGCCCGCTTGCCGCCGACGAGGTATTTTAGAGATGGGAAAGGACCGAGCATAGCGACGCAGGGGAGAGACGAAAGGGGAATGAGGAGGAGCTGGCTCGATACCCAAACTTTGACCGGTCAGTGTATTTTGGACAATAGCATCGCGTACGTCCGGCCCGCACGATCAAGATCCAACGAGCGCGACGTGTGAGCACCGTGTAAGACACCACGGTGCCAAGGCAAGAATTAGATTTTGCGAAAAAGAAACGCGGCGCTGCGCCTAGCCACACACATGGTTATGGTAACTATTGCACACGGTGATTTCTTTCCAAAATTGCCGCGTTGATCAGATCCCAAATTTAACAGGGAGCAGCGAAGAATCGGAGCTCTGCCGCCATTTATGGCAGCGCCTCTTCCTCCTTATATAGCCCCAGCCCCTTGCCTTAATGCCTTGCACCTCCATCGCTTCGCATCGCATAGAGCAGCCATAGAGAGAGACGAGAAGCAGAGCAAAGAGcacccgcctccgccgccgcgcttTAGCTTCCTCCCACCCATGGCGCGGCCACCGCTCCTCGAAAACGGCAAGAAGACCAAGGGGCGGCAGCGCAGGGAGCTGCGCCGGGTGGAGGACAAGGACGCCCGGCAGGTGACCTTCTCCAAGCGCAAGGCCGGCCTCTGGAAGAAGGCCTCCGAGCTCGCCCTGCTCTGCCACGCCCACGTCtccgtcgtcgtcgtctccgaggcCGGCAGGTCCTTCGCATTCAGCAGCTCCTCCGCCGACGCCGTCCTGGCGGGCGGCTGCGGCGGCAGCGACGCCCCTGAGGAGGACTGGGAGGACCTGGAGGCGCTGTCCCGGGAGGCCAAGGAGAGAGCCGCCGAGGTCGAGAAGGAGGCCGAACGGATGAGCGCCGCCGGGAACAAGGTGCTGGAGCTGCAGAGGCAGACGGGCAAGCGCTTCTGGTTCGAGGTCGATACGGCCGCGCTCGGGGAGGAGGAGCTGCCAGTGTTCGTCAGAGCACTCCGACGCCTCAGGGACAACGTCGGCCGCCGCGCCGATAAGAAGCAGGCAACTCAGCCGCCGCAGTACTAGAGAAGCCGTAGTGTTTCTGTTACTTAATTACTCCGTATTAGGCTATAATGCTTGCTTAGTTAGCTAAT
It includes:
- the LOC139830012 gene encoding uncharacterized protein; this encodes MARPPLLENGKKTKGRQRRELRRVEDKDARQVTFSKRKAGLWKKASELALLCHAHVSVVVVSEAGRSFAFSSSSADAVLAGGCGGSDAPEEDWEDLEALSREAKERAAEVEKEAERMSAAGNKVLELQRQTGKRFWFEVDTAALGEEELPVFVRALRRLRDNVGRRADKKQATQPPQY